In Clostridium omnivorum, the DNA window TCTCAGATAAATACCTGGATTTTTATAGGACTTGCTGTATTTGTTTTTGTTGTAGGACCAACAGTATATATACTGAACTTAAACGTAGAGTCTTTTGCAAACTATATAACTCATTTCTTTGAAAAGAGTCTATTTACAGGTATTGTTGAAGGGGATTCCTGGCCACAAGGTTGGACAATGTTCTACTGGGCAAATTGGCTTGCTTGGGCTCCTATAACTGGGCTGTTCCTTGGCAGAATTTCTTATGGATATAAGGTTAAAGACCTTATTATGACAAACTTTATACTACCATCAGTATTTGGATTAGTTTGGATGTCCATATTCGGTGGAGGTGCTATATACTCTCAATTGCATGGTGTTCCAATTGCAGATGCCGTAATGAATAAGGGACCAGAAGCAGCGGTTTATCTTTTCTTCTCTAAGTATCCTCTGGCAGCCTTAATAATACCTATTTTTATATTTACTTCATTCTTATCTTATGTTACTGGTGCAGATGCTATGACTTCTTCCATGGGAGGTATGAGCACTACTGGTATATCGCCAGAAAGTCCAGAACCTTCAATGGCAATGAAAATATTCTGGGGAGTTCTCCTATGCACTGTATCTTGGGTAATGCTATCATTTGCAGGGATAGATGGAATTAAGATGTTATCTAACCTTGGAGGATTTCCATCCATGTTCCTTGAACTAGCTATGGCATATTGTATTATATTAGTTGCTAAAAATCCTAAAAAGTTTGATTGCTTTAAAGAAGATTATACAGCAGAAGGAAAGCCAAAAGATATTGAAGAATAAAAAAAACCAGGCATTAGCCTGGTTTTAGTTTTATTTATTAATTACCTTTATAATATAGCATACCTCATCGTCATTAATATCAATATCATATTCTGCTCCCAGTATGTTACAGGCTTCTCTTGCAGCGGCAAATTGCTTAGGGTTATTCAGCTTAAACTCTTCTACATTATCAAATCTCACCTTGTCGCCGTGAATACATCTATCCAGCATACAGCCCATATGAAGTATTAAGTCCATAATATTGTCCTTGTTGCTGATAGAATCATCTAAGCCCATTTTGATAATAAAGTTTTTAATATTTGCTACAGCTATTTTTGGATTCACAAATTTTAAGTACTGCTCCAGCATGTCCTTTGACAGCTCATAAACACTCTTGGATACATCTTTTTCAGATTTTTCACTAAGCTGTGAGCCTTGAATTTTTGTATCTAAGTATTTGGAGAACTCCTCTTTAAACTGTGAACTTAGAATTTTGTTAATTGGGAAGTAAGGTATACCAATATTAGGATTTATGCTTCCTACAAAGGCTAAAATATCATATTTGTCCGTAAGACTTTTTATATTATTTTTTACTTCCGAGTAGTTTGTAACTATAAGTTCAATATCCTTTTTATACTTTTCATCAAGATTTTGATTTAATATCTGTTTAGCCATCATGCCAGTGCCTTGCCCAGTTACGCATAAGGTTACAATAGCCTTTCTTTTTTCAGAAATACTTGCTGCTGGAACGGTATTAACTACTGCTAGAGAGTTATAAATAGTGTCTAAGTCATCACTGCTGTAGATTATTTTTCTAACAGCTTCTAGAAGGAGAAGGGTGGATATGTTAGCTATTGTTTTTATTTTTATAGAAGTTTCTTTTTCTAGTTTATCTCCAAAATTGCACAGAGAACCCATGTCTACTGCTAATAAAATACCATGTCCTTTATTTGCAGCTAAGGCAGTGGTCTTCAGTACATTATAAATGCTGTCAACGCTGGAATCTAGGGGCATGTCTATAGCTTTAACAATGTTTGTATTAAGCAGCTTGTTAGCTACCTCTGCCATGCTGGAAGCTGTGCTTTGGCCGTGGCAGATAACTACTATACCTATTTTTGAATCAATACAGGCATCTAATTTGTTATTTGCAAGTAATATAGACAAAAACCCTTTTTCATCCTCAGGGACTATAACACCAAAGGTATCACTGATTTTTTTTATTAGAACTTTTGAGGCATTGTACTCGCTAGGATATTCAGATCTTACCTTTAGTATATTGGAATTAACTATTGGCTTTCCTTCTCTAATTCTTTGTAGTAAACCATTTATGTGAAAAGCAAAGGCAAAAATAAACTTAGGATTAAGGCTTGCATTTAGTTCTTTTTCGGCTATATTTATTAGGTCGGCAGATAAATCCACTACTTCCTTTGGAATTACTTTGTATAGTGCACTCTTATTGAGACCTGCTGCGCTAATATTATTAAGCATACATTTAAAATGTTCATCAATTAAGGTTTCGATTTTTGAGTCAAACTGCTCACTATT includes these proteins:
- a CDS encoding BCCT family transporter — its product is MKKIKPIVFFPPVILLIAAVIMSFVNKDAFGKAVNGANSWILVNFGWLFSLSGIIFLVIIIGLYFSPFGKVKIGGSKAKPMLGRFEWFSITLTTGIAIGILFWATAEPMYHLTAPPKSLGIAPNSPEAAIFSMSTLMLHWTFTPYAIYTIPTIIFAFVYYNMKKQYSLGSTLYPLIGEKSYGTGGQIIDAICLYALVGGMAASLGTGVLTVSGGLNYMFGIKSNSTLWLFVDIAIVAAFVISAITGLMNGVKNLSQINTWIFIGLAVFVFVVGPTVYILNLNVESFANYITHFFEKSLFTGIVEGDSWPQGWTMFYWANWLAWAPITGLFLGRISYGYKVKDLIMTNFILPSVFGLVWMSIFGGGAIYSQLHGVPIADAVMNKGPEAAVYLFFSKYPLAALIIPIFIFTSFLSYVTGADAMTSSMGGMSTTGISPESPEPSMAMKIFWGVLLCTVSWVMLSFAGIDGIKMLSNLGGFPSMFLELAMAYCIILVAKNPKKFDCFKEDYTAEGKPKDIEE
- a CDS encoding sigma 54-interacting transcriptional regulator; its protein translation is MKNIDAVNDYITKKLTLDYINDCIKNQNYFGVYTSDIEKDLHIIRNNASTILNTLFKQDKLIKINSRPVSFFPKAILASLNLINSEGTNLVYSLEDFKTLLSSLKSEESADRSEDNVSEDPFSQLVGANNSLINQIGQAKAALMYPPKGLHTLLLGESGVGKSTFATSMYEYAKVNKGLDEGSFPFVAFNCSDYFNNPQLLLSELFGHVKGSFTGANTDKEGLVAKANGGILFLDEVHRLPPDGQEMLFYLIDKGQYHKLGESGNTNKSNVMIIAATTEEPNEALLTTFLRRIPVVITLPSFREKAIEEKMEIIETLFYYECINLNKDIRISPEVLKALALYPFKGGNIGQLKSEIKLVCAKSFLNYIKNKNNISIEFEMLSKDIIDYVFSNNKININDKNYVDMINEYLVLSPGNKRYSYAEKVNDNIYDKINDYVKKLKDSELNSEQFDSKIETLIDEHFKCMLNNISAAGLNKSALYKVIPKEVVDLSADLINIAEKELNASLNPKFIFAFAFHINGLLQRIREGKPIVNSNILKVRSEYPSEYNASKVLIKKISDTFGVIVPEDEKGFLSILLANNKLDACIDSKIGIVVICHGQSTASSMAEVANKLLNTNIVKAIDMPLDSSVDSIYNVLKTTALAANKGHGILLAVDMGSLCNFGDKLEKETSIKIKTIANISTLLLLEAVRKIIYSSDDLDTIYNSLAVVNTVPAASISEKRKAIVTLCVTGQGTGMMAKQILNQNLDEKYKKDIELIVTNYSEVKNNIKSLTDKYDILAFVGSINPNIGIPYFPINKILSSQFKEEFSKYLDTKIQGSQLSEKSEKDVSKSVYELSKDMLEQYLKFVNPKIAVANIKNFIIKMGLDDSISNKDNIMDLILHMGCMLDRCIHGDKVRFDNVEEFKLNNPKQFAAAREACNILGAEYDIDINDDEVCYIIKVINK